Proteins from a genomic interval of Garra rufa chromosome 4, GarRuf1.0, whole genome shotgun sequence:
- the sinhcaf gene encoding SIN3-HDAC complex-associated factor — translation MFGFHKPKMYRSLDGCCICRAKSSSSRFTDSKRYERDFQSCFGLGETRSGEICNACVLLVKRWKKLPVGSKKNWNHVVDARGGPSLKTTVKSKKVKSLSRRIRPNQLSRVQKELKRHNSDAHSTTSSASPAQSPSYSNQSDEGSDSELTPGSARSPVFSFLDLTYWKRQRVCCGIIYKGRFGEVLIDPHLYKPCCQKKQGQEQEEEEEEEEEEEEEEDGDLEKEEVQSSQEILSSIQPHSSPQIKMEQEVDEEW, via the exons ATGTTTGGCTTTCATAAGCCGAAGATGTACCGCAGCCTTGATGGATGTTGCATCTGCAGGGCAAAATCCTCCAGCTCTCGTTTCACCGACAGCAAACGCTATGAGAGGGACTTTCAGAGCTGCTTTGG TTTAGGCGAGACTCGCTCTGGTGAAATCTGCAATGCTTGCGTCCTGCTGGTGAAACGCTGGAAGAAGCTTCCCGTTGGTTCCAAGAAGAACTGGAATCAT GTGGTTGATGCCCGAGGAGGACCCAGTCTGAAAACTACAGTGAAGTCAAAGAAAGTCAAATCCCTGTCCAGACGGATTAGACCGAACCAGCTCAGCAGAGTTCAGAAGGAACTGAAGAGACACA ATTCAGACGCTCACAGCACCACCTCCAGCGCCAGCCCCGCCCAATCACCCAGCTACAGCAACCAATCAGATGAAGGCTCTGACTCTGAGTTGACTCCTGGCTCCGCCCGCTCTCCAGTCTTTTCCTTCTTGGACCTGACTTACTGGAAAAG GCAGCGGGTATGTTGTGGCATCATATACAAAGGTCGCTTTGGGGAAGTTCTGATCGACCCTCATCTCTACAAACCCTGCTGTCAGAAAAAACAAGGGCAAGAGcaggaggaagaagaagaagaagaggaagaggaggaagaagaggaaGACGGCGACCTTGAGAAAGAGGAGGTGCAGAGCAGTCAAGAAATCCTCTCGTCCATTCAACCGCACTCCTCTCCCCAAATAAAAATGGAGCAGGAAGTGGACGAGGAGTGGTGA